From a single Gimesia fumaroli genomic region:
- the ilvE gene encoding branched-chain-amino-acid transaminase, which produces MSLQIYLDGKLLPEEEAKISVFDHGLLYGDGVFEGIRVYSKKVFLMQEHIDRLYESALAIRLEIPLSKAEMIKAVNETVAANNIEDGYVRLVITRGAGSLGLDIRRTSNPQVIIIADNISLYDPQLYVDGLKIITAATIRNHPAALSSRVKSLNYLNNIMAKIEGTDAGCLEALMLNHKGEVAECTGDNIFIIKDGIVKTPSIDAGILEGITRNAVIKLAEQSGITVEQIPFTRHDIFIADECFLTGSAAEVIPVVELDGRKIGDGKPGPITKELNEMFKKLTRE; this is translated from the coding sequence ATGTCGCTCCAAATTTATCTTGACGGAAAACTGCTTCCCGAGGAAGAAGCAAAAATCAGTGTGTTCGACCACGGGCTGCTGTACGGCGATGGCGTGTTTGAAGGCATTCGTGTCTACAGCAAAAAAGTCTTCCTGATGCAGGAGCACATCGACCGCTTGTACGAAAGCGCGCTCGCCATTCGTCTGGAGATCCCTCTCTCAAAAGCAGAGATGATCAAAGCCGTCAATGAAACGGTTGCCGCCAACAACATCGAAGATGGTTATGTGCGACTGGTCATCACGCGCGGCGCAGGCTCGCTAGGACTCGATATCCGCCGCACCAGCAATCCTCAGGTCATTATCATTGCCGATAATATTTCACTCTATGATCCGCAACTTTATGTTGATGGTCTGAAAATCATCACTGCAGCGACCATCCGCAATCATCCGGCGGCGCTTTCTTCGCGTGTGAAATCGTTAAACTATCTGAATAATATTATGGCCAAGATTGAAGGCACCGACGCCGGCTGCCTCGAAGCGTTGATGCTCAATCACAAAGGCGAAGTTGCTGAATGTACGGGCGATAATATTTTCATCATCAAAGACGGCATCGTCAAAACACCTTCGATTGACGCCGGCATTCTGGAAGGCATTACCAGAAACGCCGTGATCAAACTCGCCGAACAGTCCGGCATCACCGTCGAACAGATACCTTTCACTCGACACGATATTTTCATCGCCGATGAATGCTTCCTGACGGGCTCTGCCGCAGAAGTCATTCCGGTTGTTGAGTTGGATGGTCGCAAGATCGGCGATGGTAAACCGGGGCCGATCACCAAAGAGCTCAACGAAATGTTCAAAAAACTTACGCGAGAGTAA
- a CDS encoding Nif3-like dinuclear metal center hexameric protein, with the protein MSSVAEIQDYLVHLAPLDLAESWDNVGLLMGDPAQKVNQILTCLTLTPDVAAEAISAGADLIISHHPILFRPVQQITSTSVEGKMLLDLIQAKIAVYSPHTSYDSAERGINWQLANLLGLEEIGVLRPIVSASEESGEEERGAGRFGTLPAEFSLPQLNQLIKQALKVSSLQFVGEPDLRIRRIGIACGAAAEFLKDAHYHDCQVLLTGEARFHACLEARALGMGLILPGHYATERPAMEQMAQLLQQQFPDLKIGASQQETDPLQWDCDSEPA; encoded by the coding sequence ATGAGCAGCGTAGCAGAAATTCAGGATTATCTCGTCCATCTGGCACCCCTCGATCTGGCCGAAAGCTGGGATAATGTCGGACTGTTGATGGGAGACCCGGCGCAAAAGGTAAACCAGATCCTCACCTGTTTAACGCTGACGCCGGATGTCGCTGCAGAAGCCATCTCTGCCGGCGCCGATCTGATTATCAGCCATCATCCGATTCTGTTTCGACCTGTGCAACAGATTACCTCAACATCCGTTGAAGGCAAAATGCTGCTGGATCTGATTCAGGCAAAAATCGCCGTCTATAGCCCGCACACCTCGTATGACAGTGCCGAGAGAGGCATTAACTGGCAACTGGCGAATTTGCTTGGCTTGGAAGAGATCGGCGTTCTCCGGCCCATCGTTTCTGCATCAGAAGAGTCGGGAGAAGAGGAACGAGGTGCGGGACGATTTGGAACGCTGCCAGCAGAGTTTTCGCTCCCACAGCTGAATCAACTCATCAAGCAGGCATTGAAAGTAAGTTCACTCCAGTTTGTCGGCGAACCTGATCTAAGAATCCGTCGCATTGGCATCGCCTGCGGGGCCGCTGCGGAGTTTTTGAAAGACGCCCATTATCATGATTGTCAGGTTCTCCTGACCGGCGAAGCCAGATTCCACGCCTGTCTGGAAGCCCGTGCACTGGGCATGGGGCTGATCCTGCCAGGCCATTACGCCACAGAGCGACCGGCGATGGAGCAGATGGCACAACTCTTACAGCAGCAGTTTCCGGATTTGAAAATCGGAGCCAGCCAGCAGGAAACCGATCCGCTGCAATGGGACTGCGATTCGGAACCAGCGTGA
- the fliD gene encoding flagellar filament capping protein FliD — MSGISSGVGLATGLNITEIVDAIIGVQRNALVRLSNRASAFEATEGGIKTLEANLLTLNTAVQKLNQQSTFETLKATSSDTSQFSVAANSTATAATYQLQGLRKTSNHQVISNGFADADTTPIGTATTITVSGGGKLDEPKLLEELNDGLGVQRGSIRITDRDGLTEVIDLSKTITIDDVVDEINQSATSIVASIEDDHLVFTDTGTGLGTLKVSEVGGGQTAADLGILKSVVASTFSGDSVYRVTSDFNLSQINDGNGITTVSGSDDFQITVADASTIDINLDTAQTVGDVVDLINNNGANGGKVTAAITANGELSLTDNTAGGSTFEVTALNSSLAARELGIQTTGPGGTITGTLSGGLNSVLLRSLNGGVSSGGTILNAGQVYIEDGAGGNATIDFSSAKTLDDVIDTINANGSIQIEASLDDTKTGILIKDLSAPSGTSIEIQDVTGNLAGFLKIDAVLADGKHTVGSGSLDLRYINEETSLSTYAKNGKAVASGSIRITDRDGTSFNVNLSDSETTKTVGDVLTKINEAATTAGAQINARLNDTGDGFIVESTGGSSFDVKVEEVSSGTVAADLGILGSSATGVDSRQTTVITVEATDTLEDIADKFNATGVASATIIDDGTAFNSARLSITSSRSGASGELILESSYDFGFATSVDAEDALIRIGSNPQTSFLLTSATNSFDDAITGLEINLLDIGSSPSTINVTRDTAGIKTAVKTFISAYNNFVDAKESLTSFNSDTNERGILNGNGIVLTTVSRLEGLLTKKLSVSNNSIKSMSELGVQFSENGKLKLNENILDQILLDDPNAVTEFFQQENTGFAVVMDEVITAMTDPFTGSFKAQIDSLQASALSLNTRVEELNGILEDRRERLIQQFTLQETIVNQLNSQQTALESLQLISSNSSKKK, encoded by the coding sequence ATGTCAGGCATCAGTTCCGGTGTCGGTCTGGCAACCGGATTAAACATTACGGAAATTGTTGACGCCATTATTGGTGTCCAACGTAATGCCCTCGTGCGCCTCTCAAATCGGGCATCCGCATTTGAAGCGACCGAAGGGGGGATCAAAACCCTCGAAGCCAATCTGCTGACACTGAATACCGCCGTTCAAAAACTGAATCAGCAAAGTACCTTTGAAACACTCAAAGCCACTAGCTCGGACACCAGCCAGTTCAGTGTGGCTGCCAACAGTACTGCGACTGCAGCGACCTACCAGCTGCAGGGACTGCGAAAGACATCGAATCATCAGGTGATTTCGAATGGTTTCGCCGATGCTGACACAACCCCCATTGGCACTGCCACCACGATTACGGTTTCGGGTGGAGGTAAGCTGGATGAACCCAAGCTGCTGGAAGAGCTGAATGACGGCCTGGGCGTTCAACGGGGCAGCATCCGGATTACGGACCGGGATGGACTGACCGAAGTGATCGACCTGAGTAAAACCATCACGATTGACGATGTGGTAGACGAAATCAACCAAAGTGCCACTTCGATCGTCGCCAGCATTGAAGACGACCACCTGGTTTTCACAGACACGGGAACCGGGCTGGGCACGCTGAAAGTCAGCGAAGTCGGTGGCGGTCAGACGGCGGCAGATCTGGGCATTTTGAAATCGGTCGTTGCCTCGACCTTTAGTGGCGACTCGGTCTATCGCGTCACCAGCGACTTCAATCTCTCACAAATCAACGACGGGAACGGCATCACCACGGTGAGTGGGTCGGATGACTTTCAGATTACGGTCGCCGACGCTTCCACCATTGATATTAACCTGGACACAGCACAGACCGTCGGCGATGTGGTTGACCTGATCAACAACAACGGCGCCAACGGCGGGAAGGTAACCGCAGCGATTACCGCAAACGGGGAACTGAGTCTGACCGACAATACAGCCGGTGGGAGCACGTTTGAAGTAACTGCATTGAACAGTTCCCTGGCAGCCCGTGAACTGGGAATTCAAACCACAGGACCCGGCGGCACCATTACCGGTACCCTGTCGGGGGGATTGAATTCGGTCTTACTCAGAAGTTTAAACGGAGGCGTTTCTTCTGGTGGAACGATCCTGAACGCAGGACAGGTTTATATCGAAGACGGCGCGGGCGGAAACGCAACAATTGATTTTTCCTCCGCCAAAACGCTGGACGATGTCATCGATACGATTAATGCCAATGGTTCGATCCAGATTGAAGCCAGTCTGGATGACACCAAAACGGGCATTCTGATTAAAGACCTGTCTGCTCCATCCGGAACATCAATTGAAATTCAGGATGTCACGGGGAACCTCGCCGGCTTTCTGAAAATTGATGCCGTGCTGGCAGATGGCAAGCATACCGTCGGCTCCGGTTCACTGGATCTGCGTTACATTAACGAAGAAACATCGCTGTCGACCTATGCGAAAAATGGCAAGGCAGTTGCCTCTGGCAGTATTCGCATTACCGATCGTGACGGAACCAGCTTTAATGTCAACTTATCAGATTCGGAAACCACCAAAACCGTAGGCGACGTGCTGACGAAAATCAATGAAGCCGCGACAACCGCCGGCGCGCAAATCAATGCCCGACTGAATGATACCGGCGATGGCTTTATTGTGGAGAGCACTGGTGGCAGCAGTTTTGATGTCAAAGTAGAAGAAGTTTCCAGCGGAACGGTTGCCGCTGACCTGGGGATTTTAGGCTCGAGCGCAACGGGTGTCGACAGCCGCCAGACGACCGTGATCACTGTGGAAGCAACAGACACACTGGAGGACATTGCTGATAAATTCAATGCAACGGGAGTCGCTTCTGCAACGATCATCGACGACGGAACTGCGTTTAACTCGGCCCGGCTTTCGATCACCTCTTCTCGAAGCGGTGCCTCGGGAGAGTTGATTCTGGAAAGTTCGTATGATTTCGGCTTTGCCACTTCCGTCGATGCGGAAGACGCACTAATCCGGATCGGCAGTAACCCACAGACCTCGTTCTTACTCACTTCAGCAACCAACAGTTTTGACGACGCGATTACAGGATTAGAGATCAATCTGCTGGACATAGGCAGTTCCCCATCCACAATCAACGTGACACGTGACACCGCCGGCATCAAAACAGCCGTCAAAACGTTTATTTCCGCCTATAACAATTTTGTCGACGCCAAAGAATCGCTCACCAGTTTTAATTCCGACACGAACGAGCGCGGGATCTTAAACGGAAACGGCATCGTCTTGACGACGGTTTCCCGCCTGGAAGGTTTGCTGACAAAGAAACTTTCTGTCAGCAACAATTCCATCAAAAGCATGTCTGAATTAGGAGTGCAGTTTAGTGAGAACGGAAAGTTAAAACTAAACGAAAACATTCTGGATCAGATACTGCTCGATGATCCGAATGCGGTCACAGAATTCTTCCAGCAGGAAAACACCGGCTTTGCTGTCGTGATGGATGAAGTGATCACAGCGATGACTGATCCCTTCACGGGTTCGTTCAAAGCTCAGATTGATTCTCTTCAGGCATCGGCTCTTTCACTGAATACACGTGTGGAAGAACTGAACGGGATCCTGGAGGACCGCCGCGAACGGTTGATTCAGCAGTTTACACTTCAGGAAACGATCGTGAATCAGTTGAATTCGCAGCAGACTGCTTTGGAAAGTCTGCAGTTAATAAGTTCCAACTCATCCAAGAAAAAATAA
- the fliS gene encoding flagellar export chaperone FliS: protein MNGKDYIENQVLTATPHQLHLMVVDGALRFARKAAQAAEEQNFEQAHFALDKSRDLVAELIGGLDPAQQPELVEQLKALFVFVYENLNHADVKQEASFIHDAIKVLSIHRESWCELIEQLQRPTTETEEKKTVHSQEPLKRPHHIEHSEQAHQSRSWLT from the coding sequence ATGAACGGAAAAGATTACATTGAGAATCAGGTTTTGACGGCAACGCCGCACCAACTTCATTTAATGGTCGTAGATGGCGCACTTCGTTTTGCCCGGAAAGCAGCACAAGCGGCCGAGGAACAAAATTTTGAACAGGCCCACTTTGCCTTGGACAAAAGCCGCGATCTGGTGGCTGAGCTGATTGGCGGACTCGATCCTGCTCAACAACCCGAACTAGTCGAGCAGTTGAAGGCATTGTTTGTTTTTGTGTATGAAAATTTGAATCATGCGGACGTGAAGCAGGAAGCCAGTTTCATCCATGACGCCATTAAAGTTCTGAGCATTCACCGGGAAAGCTGGTGTGAACTGATCGAACAGCTCCAGAGACCTACAACGGAAACTGAGGAAAAAAAAACGGTTCATTCTCAAGAACCACTTAAACGACCACACCATATAGAGCATTCTGAACAAGCACACCAGAGCCGCTCCTGGTTGACTTAA
- the lysS gene encoding lysine--tRNA ligase, giving the protein MSKVKPNRFEAERIKKLEKIQSLGLDPWGQRFDGHTPIAEARTQAPEESGVDGEEVRIAGRIMLRRKAGKLRFYDIKDWTGKIQLLFSRGDLTEAQWELMGTLDLGDLIGIDGYLRRTETGEISVFVKELTVLCKSLAQPPEKHHSVKDVELLLRQRSLDLIYTEGVLEKMLQRSQIIDSVRQTLRNHKFAEVETPMLHAVAGGAAARPFITHHNTLDIQLYMRIALELHLKRLMVGGIERVYEIGRVFRNEGIDATHNPEFTMIEVYQAYGNYETMMDLTEDIVTDAIKTISDTMVLPWGEDNTIDFSGPWERKKYYDLVKEHAGCDPNDPAAVAEVAKQQGIDTENVHPDVVLNEVFEATCEEHLTGPVFVIDYPASICPLTKRKKDDPNIAERFELFVHGMELANAYTELNDPLLQEELFKTQLSGLSDEDSMAKMDTDFIKALKVGMPPAGGLGIGIDRLVMLLTNSHSIRDVIYFPLLRPEGQPAPPE; this is encoded by the coding sequence ATGTCCAAAGTTAAACCCAACCGTTTCGAAGCAGAACGGATTAAAAAGTTAGAGAAAATCCAATCCCTGGGACTCGATCCCTGGGGGCAGAGATTTGACGGCCACACTCCTATTGCCGAAGCACGCACGCAGGCACCTGAAGAGTCAGGCGTCGATGGCGAAGAGGTGCGGATTGCAGGCCGGATCATGCTGCGTCGCAAGGCGGGAAAACTTCGCTTTTATGATATCAAAGACTGGACCGGTAAAATTCAGCTGCTCTTCTCCCGCGGCGATTTGACGGAAGCCCAGTGGGAATTGATGGGCACGCTGGATCTCGGCGATCTGATCGGCATTGATGGCTATCTGCGTCGGACTGAGACCGGCGAGATCTCGGTTTTCGTTAAAGAACTGACGGTCCTCTGCAAATCACTGGCACAGCCTCCAGAAAAACATCACAGCGTCAAAGACGTCGAACTGCTGCTAAGGCAGCGGTCACTCGATCTGATTTACACCGAAGGCGTCCTGGAAAAGATGCTCCAGCGGAGTCAGATTATTGACTCGGTGCGACAGACTTTGCGCAATCATAAATTTGCCGAAGTCGAAACGCCGATGCTGCATGCAGTGGCCGGTGGTGCGGCGGCCCGGCCTTTTATTACACATCATAATACGCTCGATATTCAGCTCTATATGCGAATCGCATTGGAATTGCACCTCAAACGATTGATGGTCGGCGGGATTGAACGCGTTTATGAAATCGGGCGCGTTTTCCGAAATGAAGGCATCGACGCCACACATAATCCTGAATTTACGATGATCGAGGTCTATCAGGCGTACGGCAACTATGAAACGATGATGGATCTGACAGAAGACATCGTCACCGATGCCATCAAAACGATCAGCGATACGATGGTTCTCCCCTGGGGCGAAGATAATACCATCGATTTCAGCGGTCCGTGGGAGCGGAAAAAATATTACGACTTGGTCAAAGAACACGCCGGCTGCGATCCCAACGATCCTGCTGCCGTAGCCGAAGTGGCAAAGCAGCAGGGCATCGATACGGAGAATGTGCACCCCGATGTGGTTCTGAATGAAGTGTTTGAAGCGACCTGCGAGGAGCACTTAACCGGACCGGTTTTTGTGATCGATTACCCCGCGTCCATTTGCCCGTTAACCAAACGGAAAAAGGACGATCCCAATATCGCCGAACGCTTCGAACTGTTCGTACACGGGATGGAACTGGCTAACGCCTATACCGAATTGAACGACCCGCTGCTGCAGGAAGAATTATTTAAAACACAATTGTCGGGTCTCTCGGATGAAGACTCGATGGCGAAGATGGATACAGATTTTATTAAAGCGTTAAAGGTTGGTATGCCGCCGGCAGGAGGCCTGGGAATTGGTATCGATCGTCTCGTGATGTTACTGACAAACAGTCACAGCATTCGCGACGTGATCTACTTCCCGCTGCTTCGGCCCGAAGGTCAGCCAGCACCACCAGAGTAA
- a CDS encoding Flp family type IVb pilin, whose translation MKNIINQLINDEAGFIVSAELVLISSIAVLAMIVGLSEVANNINQELEDVGSAFSSIDQSYQLSYAHGHKACTESSSFYDQSDFCSGQWDVQ comes from the coding sequence ATGAAAAACATCATCAACCAACTGATCAACGACGAAGCCGGTTTCATTGTTTCTGCTGAACTCGTGCTGATCTCCAGCATCGCCGTTCTGGCCATGATTGTCGGACTCTCTGAAGTCGCTAATAACATTAACCAGGAACTGGAAGATGTCGGCAGTGCTTTCTCTTCGATCGATCAGTCTTACCAGCTCAGCTATGCACACGGCCACAAAGCCTGTACTGAATCCAGCAGCTTCTACGATCAATCTGACTTCTGCTCAGGTCAATGGGACGTGCAATAA
- a CDS encoding YHS domain-containing protein produces MRISSQLIVALFCISGLLWLSSGAQGEPATSSSTAAKTEHESIKQALAEFNSLIGGWRGVGMIKRNSRKGAWSEKAEWVWKFDPKSTGIAYQITDGKFLKSALLTYDPKKKTYLLSTVLPDGKTRDYTGTLNKDTLVLESAPNKEGAVYRISIRRLNEKRTLVLFEQRNQGQSFYYRLAEVGYTRAGTKLAESGSGGPECIVTGGAGTIQVSYQGKTYYVCCSGCKQAFEEDPETFIEEAKQKAEARRKKKTP; encoded by the coding sequence ATGCGAATTTCATCTCAATTGATTGTGGCTCTGTTTTGTATTTCTGGATTACTCTGGTTGTCGAGTGGTGCTCAGGGAGAACCAGCCACCAGTTCCTCAACCGCAGCAAAAACAGAGCATGAGTCAATTAAGCAGGCACTCGCCGAATTCAATTCGCTCATCGGCGGCTGGCGCGGCGTGGGCATGATCAAACGGAATTCCCGCAAAGGGGCCTGGTCGGAAAAAGCAGAGTGGGTCTGGAAATTCGATCCGAAGTCCACCGGAATTGCCTATCAGATCACCGATGGCAAATTTCTCAAGTCGGCTCTACTCACTTATGATCCGAAAAAGAAAACCTATTTGCTGTCCACCGTGCTTCCCGATGGCAAGACACGCGATTATACAGGCACGCTGAATAAAGACACGCTGGTCCTGGAATCTGCACCCAATAAAGAGGGAGCCGTCTACCGCATTTCGATACGTCGGCTCAACGAAAAACGGACACTCGTATTATTTGAACAACGCAATCAAGGCCAGTCATTCTATTACCGTCTCGCAGAAGTTGGCTACACACGGGCAGGTACGAAGCTGGCCGAGTCGGGCAGTGGCGGACCGGAATGCATTGTGACCGGAGGCGCGGGAACAATCCAGGTCAGCTATCAGGGCAAAACCTATTATGTCTGCTGCAGCGGCTGTAAACAGGCCTTTGAAGAAGATCCCGAAACCTTCATCGAAGAAGCAAAACAAAAAGCAGAAGCCCGTCGCAAAAAGAAAACGCCATAG
- a CDS encoding ABC transporter permease, translating into MYKSLLCLRYLRTRYIALASIISMTLGVATMIVVNSVMDGFSTDMRTRLRGILADVIVETNSLDGVAVTQDMKDSINRAVGDQIEGMTTTVEIYAMLSVQYGSQWQSKPVTLIGIDPDTKATVGPLSKYLVNTAENAVPDWELSPEAMAYRKEWTTRAQWMVDRWNHNPPPEENKQISFEEPASNEPLPEPDFDSESSQDSPFDSKPQVADNANSVKNPFENGLKGSAFEKEEVRDPGSPLKARVYIGYGLVSFPYEDPDTGKTEMFQIVKPGDDVKISTVTAGRPPEPKHFNATVVDLFKSDMSEHDSSLVFCNLEYLQEARGMLDPESGEKAITSIQIKLKNPEDAAMVVSKLEEALPANLFRVRTWEDKQGPLLAAVEVESAILNVLLFLIIAVAGFGILAIFFMITIEKTRDIGVLKALGASSNGIMSIFLSYGLALGLVGSGVGVIVGLLFVKYINEIEKFITFVTGRKVFDQRIYYFPEISTHVEPMMVFWVALGAMFIAVLASILPARKAARFHPVESLRYE; encoded by the coding sequence ATGTACAAATCATTGTTATGCCTGCGATATTTGCGAACCCGTTATATTGCACTGGCCAGTATCATCAGCATGACGCTTGGCGTCGCGACCATGATTGTCGTCAACAGTGTCATGGACGGTTTCAGCACTGATATGCGAACCCGTCTGCGTGGCATCCTGGCGGATGTCATCGTGGAAACAAATTCTCTCGATGGTGTCGCCGTCACGCAGGACATGAAAGATAGCATTAATCGTGCTGTAGGCGATCAGATTGAGGGCATGACGACAACCGTTGAAATCTATGCCATGCTCAGCGTGCAGTATGGCTCTCAATGGCAAAGTAAACCGGTTACTCTGATTGGTATCGACCCCGATACCAAAGCGACCGTGGGACCGCTCTCCAAGTATCTGGTCAACACCGCTGAAAATGCCGTTCCCGACTGGGAGCTCTCGCCGGAAGCGATGGCCTATCGTAAAGAATGGACGACCCGCGCGCAGTGGATGGTCGATCGCTGGAATCATAATCCGCCGCCTGAAGAGAACAAACAGATCTCCTTTGAAGAGCCGGCATCGAACGAGCCACTGCCCGAACCCGACTTTGACTCGGAATCGTCTCAGGACTCACCCTTTGATTCAAAACCCCAGGTCGCAGACAATGCAAACTCGGTAAAGAATCCTTTTGAAAACGGTTTGAAAGGTTCCGCGTTCGAAAAAGAAGAAGTACGCGATCCCGGCAGCCCTTTGAAGGCTCGTGTCTACATTGGCTATGGACTGGTCAGCTTCCCCTATGAAGATCCGGATACCGGCAAAACGGAAATGTTCCAAATCGTCAAGCCCGGCGATGATGTCAAAATCAGTACGGTGACAGCCGGCCGTCCTCCCGAGCCGAAGCACTTCAATGCGACCGTAGTCGATCTGTTCAAAAGTGATATGAGCGAACATGACAGCAGCCTGGTTTTCTGTAATCTCGAATATCTGCAGGAAGCCCGCGGCATGCTGGATCCGGAAAGCGGCGAGAAAGCCATTACATCGATTCAGATCAAACTGAAAAATCCTGAAGACGCTGCCATGGTCGTCAGTAAACTGGAAGAAGCATTACCAGCGAACCTCTTTCGCGTACGAACCTGGGAAGACAAACAGGGGCCGCTGCTGGCAGCCGTCGAAGTAGAATCGGCGATCCTGAATGTCTTGCTGTTCCTGATCATTGCGGTCGCCGGTTTCGGGATTCTCGCGATTTTCTTCATGATCACCATCGAGAAAACTCGCGATATCGGCGTCTTGAAAGCACTGGGCGCGAGCTCCAATGGCATCATGTCGATCTTCCTGTCTTACGGTCTGGCACTCGGGCTGGTCGGCAGCGGAGTGGGTGTGATCGTCGGCTTGCTGTTTGTGAAGTATATCAACGAGATCGAAAAATTCATTACCTTTGTGACCGGTCGAAAAGTGTTTGACCAGCGCATATATTACTTCCCGGAAATTTCGACTCATGTGGAACCGATGATGGTGTTCTGGGTCGCTCTTGGTGCGATGTTTATTGCTGTCCTGGCCAGCATTCTTCCCGCACGCAAAGCAGCCCGCTTCCATCCCGTAGAGTCATTACGCTATGAGTAG
- a CDS encoding ABC transporter ATP-binding protein has translation MTETISMPHPQLSAIAVEKAYRKDKHKVPVLRGIDVEVNKAEFLSIVGQSGSGKSTLMHLFGLLDFPDIGEIRLEGQRIDDLPEHARDQIRNRVFGFIFQFYHLLPELNLLENVLSPLMIRYSTWEYWKRKKQFKQDALEIIEKVGLSHRIKHRPSEMSGGEMQRAAIARALIAKPQILLADEPTGNLDSSTGKEIMDLLTNLNEQEQLTIIMVTHDNSIAAQAHRTVRLREGQIEVLGKTQATSVPA, from the coding sequence ATGACCGAGACCATTTCCATGCCGCATCCACAGTTATCCGCGATTGCCGTTGAAAAGGCGTATCGAAAAGACAAACACAAAGTTCCCGTTCTCCGCGGGATTGATGTTGAAGTCAACAAGGCTGAGTTCCTGTCGATCGTCGGTCAGTCCGGCTCGGGAAAAAGCACGCTGATGCATCTGTTCGGCTTGTTGGATTTTCCTGATATCGGGGAAATTCGCCTGGAAGGTCAGCGGATCGATGACTTGCCCGAGCACGCCCGCGATCAGATTCGCAACCGGGTTTTTGGGTTTATCTTCCAGTTCTATCATCTGCTGCCCGAACTGAATCTGCTGGAAAATGTGCTCTCCCCGCTGATGATTCGCTACTCTACATGGGAATACTGGAAGCGCAAAAAACAATTCAAACAGGATGCACTGGAGATTATTGAGAAAGTCGGCCTGTCGCATCGAATCAAGCATCGCCCCTCGGAAATGTCGGGCGGAGAAATGCAGCGGGCCGCCATTGCCCGGGCATTAATCGCCAAGCCGCAAATCCTGCTGGCAGACGAACCTACCGGAAATCTGGATAGTAGTACCGGGAAAGAGATTATGGACCTGCTGACCAACTTGAATGAGCAGGAACAGCTGACTATCATCATGGTAACGCACGATAATTCGATTGCAGCACAGGCACATCGAACGGTTCGCCTGCGGGAAGGTCAGATTGAGGTACTGGGAAAAACTCAGGCCACGTCCGTCCCCGCCTAG
- a CDS encoding branched-chain amino acid aminotransferase — translation MKTMLIQLMNEEAGFIVSSELVLVSTIAVLAMIVGLSEVANGVNQELEDVGSAFGRINQSFYVAGASGHKGYTYGSDFHDQYDFCDGENDIVCDRSPVQEGRRGGHNY, via the coding sequence ATGAAAACCATGCTGATCCAATTGATGAACGAAGAGGCGGGATTTATCGTCTCGTCTGAACTGGTCCTTGTGTCAACGATTGCCGTGTTGGCGATGATTGTTGGACTGAGTGAAGTGGCAAACGGCGTGAATCAGGAACTCGAAGACGTCGGCAGTGCCTTCGGTCGGATTAACCAGAGTTTCTATGTCGCCGGTGCTTCAGGCCATAAAGGCTACACTTATGGCAGCGATTTCCATGACCAGTATGATTTCTGTGACGGAGAGAACGACATCGTCTGCGATCGTTCTCCTGTGCAGGAAGGTCGTCGAGGTGGCCACAACTATTAA